One Candidatus Sulfurimonas baltica DNA segment encodes these proteins:
- the typA gene encoding translational GTPase TypA has product MQKIRNIAVIAHVDHGKTTLVDGLLEQSGTYGAHEAHSERAMDSNDLEKERGITILSKNTAIRYKDYKINIIDTPGHADFGGEVERVLKMVDGVLVLVDAYEGVMPQTKFVVKKMLALGKKPIVVINKIDKPSADPERVVDEMFDLFAAMDATDDQQDFPIIYAAARDGMAKLNMSDPDGDFGCIFDAILEHVPEPEGDRENHTQAQVFTLDYDNYVGKIGISRIFNGVIRKGDNIMLAKADGALVKGKISKLIGFHGLNRMEIQEAEAGDIVAFAGLETVDVGDTVCDPANPMPLDPMHIEEPTLTVVFAVNDSPLAGQEGKHVTSNKLKERLEFEMNTNVAMKLEVVGEGKFKVSGRGELQITVLAENMRRENFEFSISRPEVIVKEIEGVKCEPFEHLVIDVPEELSGGVIERLGKRKAEMKSMLPMGQGFQRIEFEIPARALIGFRGQFLTDTKGEGIMNHSFLEFRPYSGTVESRSYGALVSMTPGSTLAFSLFGIQDRGVLFIGVQTEVYEGMIIGEHSRSNDLVVNPIKGKAQSNVRSSGADEAIKLIPPRDMSLERALEWIEDDELLEVTPKSVRIRKRYLTEAERKRHSRK; this is encoded by the coding sequence GCCGTTATCGCTCACGTTGACCACGGTAAAACTACACTTGTTGATGGATTATTAGAACAGTCTGGAACATACGGTGCTCATGAAGCACACTCTGAAAGAGCAATGGATAGTAATGATTTAGAAAAAGAGCGTGGTATTACGATTCTTTCTAAAAATACAGCTATTCGTTATAAAGACTACAAAATTAATATTATCGATACTCCGGGTCACGCTGACTTTGGTGGAGAAGTTGAACGTGTTCTTAAAATGGTTGATGGTGTTTTAGTTCTTGTTGATGCTTATGAGGGTGTTATGCCTCAAACTAAGTTTGTTGTTAAAAAGATGTTAGCACTTGGTAAAAAGCCAATTGTTGTTATCAATAAAATTGATAAACCTTCAGCTGATCCTGAGCGTGTTGTTGATGAGATGTTTGACCTATTTGCTGCAATGGATGCAACTGATGATCAACAAGATTTCCCAATTATTTATGCTGCTGCACGTGATGGTATGGCAAAATTGAATATGAGTGATCCTGATGGAGATTTTGGATGTATCTTTGATGCTATATTAGAGCATGTTCCTGAGCCAGAGGGTGATAGAGAAAACCATACACAAGCTCAAGTATTTACACTTGATTATGACAATTATGTTGGTAAGATAGGTATTTCTCGTATTTTTAACGGTGTTATTAGAAAAGGTGACAATATTATGCTTGCAAAAGCTGATGGCGCATTAGTTAAGGGTAAGATATCAAAACTTATAGGTTTTCATGGTCTTAACCGTATGGAAATTCAAGAGGCTGAAGCTGGTGACATCGTTGCATTTGCTGGTTTAGAGACTGTTGATGTTGGAGATACTGTTTGTGATCCTGCCAACCCAATGCCACTTGACCCAATGCACATCGAAGAGCCGACTCTAACTGTTGTTTTCGCTGTAAATGATTCTCCACTTGCAGGTCAAGAGGGTAAGCACGTTACTTCAAACAAACTAAAAGAGAGACTTGAGTTTGAGATGAATACAAATGTTGCGATGAAGCTTGAAGTTGTTGGAGAAGGTAAATTTAAAGTTTCAGGACGTGGAGAACTTCAGATTACTGTACTTGCTGAAAATATGCGTCGTGAAAATTTTGAGTTTAGTATCTCTCGTCCAGAAGTTATCGTTAAAGAGATAGAAGGTGTTAAATGTGAACCATTTGAACATCTTGTTATTGATGTACCTGAAGAGTTATCTGGTGGTGTTATTGAGCGTCTTGGTAAAAGAAAAGCTGAGATGAAATCAATGCTTCCAATGGGGCAAGGTTTCCAAAGAATTGAGTTTGAAATCCCAGCTCGTGCTCTTATCGGTTTCCGTGGTCAATTCTTAACAGATACTAAGGGTGAAGGTATTATGAATCACTCTTTCTTAGAGTTCCGTCCTTATTCTGGAACTGTTGAATCAAGATCTTATGGTGCATTAGTATCTATGACTCCAGGTTCTACTTTAGCATTTTCATTATTTGGTATTCAAGATCGTGGTGTTCTTTTTATCGGTGTTCAAACTGAAGTTTATGAAGGTATGATTATTGGTGAACATTCACGTTCAAATGATTTAGTTGTTAACCCTATTAAAGGTAAAGCACAATCAAATGTACGTTCATCAGGTGCAGATGAGGCTATTAAACTTATTCCACCACGTGACATGTCACTAGAGCGTGCACTAGAGTGGATTGAAGATGATGAGCTTCTTGAAGTAACTCCTAAATCTGTTCGTATCCGTAAAAGATATTTAACAGAAGCTGAAAGAAAAAGACACTCTCGTAAATAG
- a CDS encoding bifunctional methionine sulfoxide reductase B/A protein: MKLFISFILLITTMNAIDLKPWKGRIEQLSEEEKYVLINKGTERPFVGKYTDTTDGGVYTCKICQTPLYKSDDKFKSSCGWPSFDDAIAGAVKRVPDADGRRVEIVCAKCGGHLGHVFEGEGYTDKNTRHCVNSISLEFNKKDDAKVDNLSKAYFAGGCFWGVEYYLEKLDGVKEVHSGFMGGHVKNPSYYEVVRSNTGHLEAVEVIYDSSKISYKMIAKTFFEIHDPTQANGQGPDIGEQYLSAVFVNNENEKNTIRELISQLKQNGFDIATKILEKQEFYKAEEDHQNYYNKKGTKPYCHGYRKRF; encoded by the coding sequence ATGAAACTTTTTATATCTTTCATACTTTTAATTACAACAATGAATGCAATTGATTTAAAACCCTGGAAGGGTAGGATAGAACAGCTTAGTGAAGAAGAGAAATATGTACTTATAAACAAAGGTACAGAGAGACCTTTTGTGGGGAAATATACCGACACAACAGATGGTGGTGTATATACATGTAAGATATGTCAGACACCACTTTACAAATCGGATGATAAATTTAAATCCAGCTGTGGATGGCCAAGTTTCGATGATGCAATTGCTGGGGCTGTAAAAAGAGTTCCTGATGCAGATGGCAGACGTGTTGAAATAGTTTGTGCAAAATGTGGCGGACACCTGGGACATGTATTTGAAGGCGAAGGCTATACTGACAAAAACACTAGACACTGTGTAAATTCAATCTCATTAGAATTTAACAAAAAAGATGATGCTAAAGTAGACAATCTATCAAAAGCTTATTTCGCTGGTGGTTGTTTTTGGGGAGTTGAATACTACTTAGAAAAACTAGATGGTGTAAAAGAGGTTCACTCTGGCTTTATGGGCGGACATGTAAAAAACCCAAGCTATTATGAGGTAGTTCGCTCCAATACAGGGCATCTTGAGGCAGTTGAAGTAATTTATGACAGTTCAAAAATATCTTACAAAATGATTGCAAAAACTTTTTTTGAGATTCACGATCCTACTCAAGCTAATGGTCAAGGTCCAGACATAGGAGAACAGTATCTCTCGGCAGTTTTTGTGAATAATGAAAACGAAAAAAATACAATAAGAGAGCTTATTTCTCAACTTAAGCAGAATGGTTTTGATATTGCTACAAAAATACTAGAAAAACAAGAGTTTTATAAGGCTGAAGAAGACCATCAAAACTACTACAATAAAAAGGGAACAAAACCATATTGTCATGGTTATAGAAAAAGATTTTAA
- a CDS encoding ribonucleotide-diphosphate reductase subunit beta, with translation MNRKKIYNPESKENVNDRKIFGGDPTGIFELNNIKYQWAYNLWEVMLNNTWFPKEVDMTRDVIDYKNITQAEKDAYDKALSQLIFMDSLQTNNIMDNINPYVTSPEVNLILVRQSFEEALHSQSYAVMVDSISTNSEEIYDLWRRDMMLKTKNDAIASIYDDLSSNPTEHNFVKACFANQILEGIYFYSGFAYIYTLARSGKMLGSAQMIRFIQRDEVTHLVLFQNLINTLRKERPDLFTDKLKEEVIAMFKQAVQLETDWGRYITQGQILGLTDTIIEQYIQYLADDRLASVGFEKLYNVTNPIKWVDDFSKFNDQKTNFFEGTVANYSKGSLTFDDDF, from the coding sequence ATGAATAGAAAAAAAATATATAATCCAGAATCTAAAGAAAATGTAAATGATAGAAAAATATTTGGTGGAGATCCGACAGGGATATTTGAGCTAAATAATATAAAATATCAGTGGGCATATAATCTTTGGGAAGTGATGTTGAACAACACTTGGTTCCCAAAAGAGGTCGATATGACTCGCGATGTTATAGACTATAAAAATATTACACAAGCAGAAAAAGATGCTTATGACAAAGCTCTTTCACAGCTGATTTTTATGGATTCTCTTCAAACAAATAATATAATGGATAATATAAACCCTTACGTAACATCTCCAGAAGTCAACCTTATACTTGTTAGACAATCATTTGAGGAGGCGCTTCACTCACAAAGCTATGCCGTTATGGTAGATAGCATATCTACAAACTCTGAAGAAATTTATGACCTTTGGCGTCGAGATATGATGCTAAAGACAAAAAATGATGCTATTGCCAGTATTTATGATGACCTCTCTTCAAACCCCACTGAGCACAATTTTGTAAAAGCTTGTTTTGCAAATCAAATCTTAGAGGGAATCTATTTCTATAGTGGCTTTGCTTATATTTACACGTTGGCTAGAAGTGGCAAAATGCTGGGTTCTGCACAAATGATTAGATTTATTCAAAGAGATGAAGTTACTCACTTGGTTCTTTTTCAAAACCTTATAAATACACTTAGAAAAGAGAGACCTGATTTATTTACTGATAAGCTCAAAGAAGAGGTTATAGCAATGTTTAAACAGGCTGTACAACTTGAAACAGATTGGGGCAGATACATAACACAAGGGCAAATATTGGGCTTAACTGACACTATTATTGAACAGTACATTCAATATCTTGCAGATGACAGACTAGCGTCTGTTGGTTTTGAGAAGCTTTACAATGTAACAAATCCTATTAAGTGGGTTGATGACTTCTCAAAATTTAACGACCAAAAAACAAACTTCTTTGAGGGAACTGTTGCTAATTACTCAAAAGGAAGCCTTACTTTTGATGATGATTTTTAG
- a CDS encoding MerR family transcriptional regulator — translation MEYKISEIVTQTDVPKSTILYYIREGLLPEAKKFKSNVHRYSEEHVELIKYIKYMKQELGSSNEQIKTALQHKNQSLSSSFSMLAPLMQTLSAIPAGAKHYTKEQFIEHYDFDIKLLEQLLSDGVLVPLADDDFTEKEASIIRLIEDIRETGVNYTLIKNYVHHAKELAKIEYEMQIQLCSVRSDENFSTLWKIMFETLFNAKEYLFSRYTYKVLFKALKDEISKNHHQK, via the coding sequence ATGGAATATAAAATATCAGAAATAGTCACACAAACAGATGTACCAAAATCAACGATTCTTTACTATATAAGAGAAGGTTTACTTCCTGAAGCAAAAAAATTTAAATCAAATGTACACAGATATAGTGAAGAACATGTAGAACTGATTAAGTACATAAAATATATGAAGCAAGAGCTGGGAAGCTCAAATGAGCAGATAAAAACTGCCCTGCAACATAAAAACCAATCTCTTTCAAGTTCATTTTCAATGTTAGCCCCACTTATGCAAACACTAAGCGCTATACCTGCAGGGGCTAAACACTATACTAAAGAGCAATTTATAGAGCATTATGACTTTGATATTAAACTTTTAGAACAACTTCTAAGTGACGGCGTACTTGTACCGCTAGCAGATGATGATTTTACTGAAAAAGAAGCTTCTATTATTAGATTGATTGAGGATATCAGAGAAACTGGTGTTAATTACACTCTGATAAAAAACTATGTTCATCACGCAAAAGAGTTAGCCAAAATAGAGTATGAGATGCAAATTCAGCTTTGCAGTGTTCGTAGTGATGAAAACTTTTCAACACTATGGAAAATTATGTTTGAGACTCTTTTTAACGCTAAAGAGTACCTTTTTAGCCGTTATACTTATAAGGTATTATTTAAAGCGCTTAAAGATGAGATTTCTAAAAATCATCATCAAAAGTAA
- a CDS encoding YeeE/YedE thiosulfate transporter family protein, with translation MPRSIPWWVGGIAMSLLFFISFSVWGADRPIGASTGMSYLANLIFGLDAEDHKYVAIIQESGAWEGVMLIGVFFGGLFMSVFVTKTFRISYIPTLWKERKNSSVKSRMVWSFIAGFMLVFGARLAGGCNAGHILSGGSQIAVSGIIFAVVALGTGMITGRFFYKKKRCREC, from the coding sequence ATGCCTCGTTCAATACCTTGGTGGGTTGGTGGTATAGCCATGAGCTTACTGTTTTTTATTAGTTTTTCAGTTTGGGGTGCAGATAGACCAATCGGCGCTTCTACTGGGATGAGTTACCTTGCAAACTTAATTTTTGGTCTTGATGCCGAGGACCATAAATATGTTGCAATTATACAGGAGAGTGGTGCCTGGGAAGGTGTAATGCTTATTGGTGTATTTTTTGGTGGACTATTTATGTCTGTCTTTGTTACAAAAACGTTTCGCATTAGCTACATACCTACACTTTGGAAGGAGCGTAAAAATAGCTCTGTTAAATCTCGAATGGTTTGGAGTTTTATAGCAGGTTTTATGCTGGTTTTTGGAGCACGCTTAGCTGGTGGATGTAATGCTGGACATATACTCTCAGGTGGTTCACAAATAGCAGTTAGCGGGATTATATTTGCTGTTGTTGCATTAGGTACAGGAATGATAACAGGTAGATTTTTTTATAAGAAAAAGAGGTGTAGAGAATGTTAG
- a CDS encoding YeeE/YedE thiosulfate transporter family protein — protein sequence MLDRISNMFSLVANQAHGSVWLVLFIGFCFGAIILYSRLDKFEKMAGFMIFEDTLVPRMAMTTVALSSIGFYFLVDSGYASYAIKPTILGGLIVGAIIFGIGLVILGKCPSAFFVSVSEGRVDTFVGVVGGMVGGAVFTLVYPWIENIIGPNLGKIRLSDVFGGYDLAIVLVLSSVLLITAYLLPTINYEDPADNRETRVK from the coding sequence ATGTTAGATCGTATTTCAAATATGTTTAGCCTTGTAGCAAATCAAGCACATGGTTCTGTATGGCTTGTACTTTTTATAGGTTTTTGTTTTGGTGCAATTATTCTTTATTCACGTCTTGATAAGTTTGAAAAAATGGCCGGTTTTATGATTTTTGAGGATACTTTAGTTCCAAGAATGGCAATGACTACTGTTGCATTATCAAGCATAGGTTTTTACTTTTTAGTTGATTCTGGTTATGCTAGTTATGCTATCAAACCTACTATTTTAGGTGGCCTGATTGTTGGCGCAATAATCTTTGGTATTGGTTTAGTTATATTAGGAAAATGCCCATCAGCATTTTTTGTTTCAGTTTCAGAAGGTCGCGTTGATACTTTTGTTGGTGTTGTTGGAGGTATGGTTGGTGGAGCGGTTTTTACTCTTGTTTATCCGTGGATTGAAAATATTATAGGACCCAATTTGGGTAAGATAAGACTATCCGATGTATTTGGCGGATACGACTTGGCGATTGTTCTTGTATTAAGTAGTGTACTTTTGATAACAGCTTATCTTCTTCCAACCATTAATTATGAAGACCCTGCTGATAATAGAGAAACCAGAGTAAAATAG
- a CDS encoding carboxymuconolactone decarboxylase family protein has product MAHIKLPEFEDMSPAIQDKARPILEKTGKLGEIFKLMALDDKIYFATDGMIQKYLLDETTLSYDIKESIALLISVENGCKMCVDVHKGIAEMLGLSDERIAEVLQGVDAINTDDKEKALLNFCIRASKKDNYKVLKSEIDALKDMGYSDVQIVEAVAITGYFNYINTLSNVFALGQ; this is encoded by the coding sequence ATGGCACATATAAAACTACCGGAATTTGAAGATATGAGTCCTGCAATTCAAGATAAAGCTCGTCCAATTTTAGAAAAAACAGGCAAACTAGGTGAAATATTTAAACTAATGGCACTTGATGATAAAATATATTTTGCAACAGACGGGATGATTCAAAAGTATCTACTTGATGAAACAACATTGTCTTATGATATTAAAGAGTCAATTGCACTTCTTATATCAGTAGAAAATGGCTGTAAAATGTGTGTTGATGTACATAAAGGTATCGCAGAAATGCTTGGACTATCAGATGAGAGAATAGCAGAAGTTTTACAAGGTGTTGATGCTATCAATACTGATGATAAAGAAAAAGCTCTTTTAAATTTTTGTATTAGAGCCTCTAAAAAAGATAACTACAAAGTACTTAAAAGTGAAATTGATGCACTGAAAGATATGGGTTATAGTGATGTTCAAATAGTTGAGGCAGTAGCAATAACAGGATACTTCAACTATATAAACACGCTATCAAATGTTTTTGCTTTAGGTCAATAA
- a CDS encoding DsrE family protein yields the protein MKYIFLALILLSGIVQAKEFKAVFDCSSKNSGYIVSRMFLIERTIDMIEEKGDSVKFAITIHGSCAPIVSKNIDEIIMDDAELANMQKAREQLERLATKKGVDVTVCAMSLNANTIDKDYVLPFVKISENSFIDTIGYQNDGYALMTFK from the coding sequence ATGAAATATATATTTTTAGCACTTATACTACTCTCTGGTATAGTTCAAGCAAAAGAGTTCAAAGCTGTTTTTGACTGCAGTTCGAAGAACAGCGGATACATTGTTAGCCGTATGTTTTTAATCGAGAGAACTATAGATATGATTGAGGAAAAAGGCGATAGCGTGAAATTTGCCATTACGATTCACGGCAGTTGCGCCCCTATAGTTTCAAAAAATATAGATGAGATTATAATGGATGATGCAGAGTTGGCAAATATGCAAAAAGCAAGAGAACAACTTGAGAGATTAGCTACTAAAAAAGGTGTTGATGTAACTGTTTGCGCGATGAGCCTAAATGCCAATACAATAGATAAAGATTATGTTCTCCCTTTTGTTAAAATATCAGAAAACAGTTTTATTGATACAATTGGTTATCAAAATGATGGCTATGCTCTTATGACATTTAAATAA
- a CDS encoding peptide deformylase — protein MVKKIVTYPTTPSLEFGANVRFFNDELFAIVQDLKDTIQANDLDALAAFQIGSPLSVVVVKKDGEFIELVNPRVLKREGSITPVETTAYFPGMSAKTIRYKKITLMYEDRSGNQQFLEADGELAITIQRKIDYVFGSNFRVRLDEAEKKLFDSKLEFGTDAITQNDCPTVFKRDRILQAFKYLFIFGIIGVVSSFFMSDESLKSLVTVENYIMILMSFLIVIYFLYAQYEGKQYKHCTSCQIGNIIGTTIVLLMKLTVLFLAYYFII, from the coding sequence ATGGTAAAAAAAATTGTTACATACCCGACAACTCCAAGTTTGGAATTTGGTGCAAATGTTAGATTCTTTAATGATGAGCTATTCGCAATTGTCCAAGATTTAAAAGATACAATCCAAGCGAATGATTTAGATGCACTTGCGGCATTTCAGATAGGTTCACCACTCTCCGTTGTAGTAGTAAAAAAAGATGGCGAGTTTATAGAGTTGGTAAATCCGAGAGTTTTAAAAAGAGAAGGGAGTATTACGCCGGTTGAGACTACAGCCTATTTCCCCGGTATGAGTGCTAAAACAATAAGATATAAAAAAATCACCCTTATGTATGAGGACAGAAGTGGCAATCAGCAATTTTTAGAGGCTGATGGGGAGTTAGCCATAACTATTCAGAGAAAAATTGATTATGTTTTTGGCTCAAACTTTCGAGTAAGACTTGATGAGGCTGAGAAAAAACTTTTTGATTCAAAGCTGGAGTTTGGAACGGATGCGATTACGCAAAACGATTGTCCGACAGTGTTTAAAAGAGATAGAATACTTCAAGCTTTTAAATATCTTTTCATTTTTGGAATTATTGGTGTAGTATCGAGCTTTTTTATGAGTGATGAGAGTTTAAAGAGTTTGGTAACAGTAGAAAATTATATTATGATTTTAATGAGTTTTCTTATTGTTATTTATTTCTTATATGCGCAATATGAAGGGAAACAATATAAGCACTGCACCTCTTGTCAGATTGGAAATATAATAGGCACCACAATAGTTTTATTAATGAAGCTAACGGTACTTTTTTTAGCATACTATTTTATAATTTAA
- a CDS encoding carbon-nitrogen hydrolase family protein — protein MQTLLELISKTDEKSLIVAPEVCLTSFDYENIEKVVEFSHVANEALIKASKNKIIIATMIEKKDGEVFNFAKIFHNGEIVHTQAKARLFRFGDEHKYMSQGEDKDIKIVEVDGIKIGILICFELRFKELWLRLEGCDVIAVPAWWGVLRTQHYKTLTQALAIINQCYVVASDSLNKECSKMSGIIKPQGEVELNGNKPCLEVPYDKKEIATMRRYMDVGIG, from the coding sequence CTGCAAACACTTTTAGAACTTATAAGTAAAACGGATGAAAAATCATTAATAGTCGCACCTGAAGTTTGTTTGACATCTTTTGATTATGAGAATATTGAAAAGGTGGTAGAGTTTTCACATGTAGCAAATGAAGCATTGATTAAAGCTTCAAAAAACAAAATAATTATAGCAACTATGATTGAGAAAAAAGATGGTGAAGTCTTTAATTTTGCTAAAATTTTTCACAATGGCGAGATAGTTCACACTCAAGCAAAAGCGAGACTGTTTCGTTTTGGTGATGAACATAAGTACATGTCGCAAGGTGAAGATAAAGATATTAAGATTGTTGAAGTTGACGGGATTAAAATAGGGATTTTAATCTGTTTTGAACTTCGCTTTAAAGAGTTGTGGCTTCGTCTTGAGGGGTGTGACGTTATAGCCGTTCCGGCTTGGTGGGGTGTTTTAAGAACTCAGCACTACAAAACACTAACACAAGCTCTTGCTATAATCAATCAGTGCTATGTCGTTGCAAGCGACTCTCTTAATAAAGAGTGCAGTAAAATGAGTGGTATTATAAAGCCACAAGGTGAAGTTGAGCTAAATGGGAATAAGCCTTGCTTAGAAGTGCCATATGATAAAAAAGAAATTGCCACAATGAGGCGATATATGGATGTAGGTATTGGATAG
- a CDS encoding protein-L-isoaspartate(D-aspartate) O-methyltransferase has product MDRITATKTARLANDCHQIFSLDDDVKEAISRTNREEFVPIGFKHNAYKLDALPLGSSQWISSPLTVAKMTQYLETKGADRVLEVGCGSGYQAAVLSHLFRGVFTIERIEPLMIEAKLRFRKLGINNIHTRTDDGQNGWIQYAPYDRILFSATAKEVPQKLFEQLRDGGILVAPMQVGLKQVITRFRKIGDSVEREELEECDFVPILDGVQK; this is encoded by the coding sequence TTGGATAGAATTACAGCAACAAAGACAGCTCGATTAGCAAACGATTGCCACCAAATATTTTCACTTGATGATGATGTAAAAGAGGCTATTTCCAGAACCAATAGAGAAGAGTTTGTGCCAATCGGTTTTAAACACAATGCCTATAAGTTAGATGCTCTTCCTTTGGGTTCATCACAATGGATAAGTTCACCTCTAACAGTTGCTAAAATGACCCAGTATTTAGAGACCAAGGGTGCAGATAGAGTTTTAGAAGTAGGGTGCGGAAGCGGTTATCAGGCTGCAGTTTTATCGCATCTGTTTCGCGGGGTGTTTACTATTGAGAGAATAGAGCCTTTGATGATAGAAGCAAAACTGCGCTTTAGAAAACTTGGAATTAACAATATTCACACAAGAACAGATGATGGACAAAACGGCTGGATTCAGTATGCTCCGTACGATAGAATTCTTTTCTCTGCAACCGCAAAAGAGGTTCCGCAAAAACTTTTTGAACAACTGCGTGATGGCGGGATATTAGTAGCTCCGATGCAGGTTGGATTAAAGCAGGTCATAACACGTTTTAGAAAAATAGGAGACTCCGTAGAGAGAGAAGAGTTGGAAGAGTGCGATTTTGTACCTATATTGGACGGGGTGCAGAAGTAA
- a CDS encoding phospholipase A, with protein MKLFFAALLLALCLDASTKFEDAHAVYKKGDFKKSFEMFKKLAKDDSDAAYILAYMYEQGEGHEVDKEEASKWYKISSESYYKQAKYNYSREIEKEQKKLYTSLDRLDQNETEDTIRQYSQSLYNFKAHNANYFLPISYRYDGDYANTNGHKAKEIETEFQISVKFDVAANILGLNEIYSIAYTQKSFWQFYSDSAFFRETNYNPEVFVMFPTSELSDGRLIKSIRLAIAHESNGRGGDEERSWNFFSGSFLLQYKTLFAELKLWTRLPDTNDYNPDLIDYMGHGHIKFMVPYKKHLLELKLKYSYSNKGAAEINYSYPAFGRDDLFLYVKLFSGYGESLIDYNNRIKKFAIGFSISR; from the coding sequence ATGAAACTATTTTTTGCAGCACTTCTTTTAGCTCTCTGCCTTGACGCCTCAACAAAGTTTGAGGATGCTCACGCTGTATATAAAAAGGGTGACTTCAAAAAATCATTTGAAATGTTTAAAAAACTGGCAAAAGATGACTCAGATGCCGCATATATTTTAGCTTACATGTACGAACAAGGCGAAGGGCATGAAGTAGACAAAGAAGAGGCTTCAAAATGGTATAAAATTTCATCTGAGAGTTACTACAAGCAAGCTAAATACAACTATAGCAGAGAGATAGAAAAAGAGCAAAAAAAATTATACACTTCTTTAGACAGACTAGATCAAAATGAAACAGAAGATACAATAAGGCAATACTCACAATCTCTTTATAATTTCAAAGCTCATAATGCCAACTATTTTTTGCCTATAAGTTACAGATATGACGGTGACTATGCAAATACGAACGGACATAAAGCAAAAGAGATAGAGACAGAGTTTCAAATTAGCGTTAAGTTTGATGTGGCAGCAAATATCCTTGGTCTCAACGAGATATACTCAATTGCTTATACCCAAAAGTCATTTTGGCAGTTTTATTCAGATTCGGCTTTTTTTAGAGAAACAAACTATAACCCTGAGGTTTTTGTTATGTTTCCAACCTCAGAGTTAAGCGATGGAAGGCTTATAAAGTCCATACGATTAGCAATTGCACATGAATCAAACGGAAGAGGCGGGGACGAAGAGCGCTCATGGAATTTTTTTAGTGGCAGCTTCTTGCTTCAGTATAAAACCTTGTTTGCAGAGTTGAAACTTTGGACAAGATTACCAGATACTAATGACTACAACCCTGATTTGATAGATTACATGGGACACGGTCATATAAAGTTTATGGTCCCATATAAAAAACATCTTTTAGAATTGAAGTTGAAATACAGTTATAGTAATAAAGGGGCTGCAGAGATAAACTACAGTTATCCCGCTTTTGGCAGAGATGATCTTTTTTTATATGTAAAACTATTCAGTGGATATGGTGAGAGTCTTATTGATTATAACAATCGCATAAAAAAGTTTGCAATTGGGTTTAGCATCTCAAGGTAG